A region of the Bacteroidota bacterium genome:
ATCAGCAAGCGTAAACAGAAGTGCTGTTATGTTTACCTTTTTGGCAATTGGAAAAACATATGAACGTCAGACCAATACATTTAATATTTTATTTTTATCGATGTTGATATTGCTGGTTGATGATCCGTACCAAATTACTCAGGTTGGATTTCAATTATCGTATATGGCTGTTGGGGGAATAGTTTTTTTTCAACCAATTATAACCAAGTTGTGGTATCCGAAAAATTATCTCTTGAAACAAATATGGGGCATGACTTCCGTTTCACTTGCTGCACAATTGGCAACATCACCAATTAGTTTTTTTTATTTCCACCAGTTCCCGAATTATTTTTTATTATCTAATATCGTTGCAATTCCGGTTTCATTTGTTGTATTGGTTTTGGGTTTAGCATTTTTTGTTGTCGGCACAATTCCATTTATTGGTATTTGGGTTGCATTTCTGCTCGAGTGGAGTTTGCGTATTATGAATTTTGCAATTATTAAAATTGAAAGTTTACCATTTGCGCTAACCGAAGGATTATATCTTGAAACCCCCGAAACAATATTGTGTTATATCGTACTAATTTATCTCGGCGCATTTCTGGTTTTAAAAGAAAAACGGTATTTGCTAAACATGTTGCTGCTTAGTGTTTTGATTACCGGTTTTATAGCAAACCGAAAAATCACCAATGACAGACAGATTTCTACCACGTTTTACAGTCTGAAGAACCAAACCGCTATTCTCTTCAAAAATGGTGAAAAGGCCGTATTATACTCCGATACTTCCCGGATTTTGGAAACTCCGGAGTTCAAATTCCAAATTTCGGCCGATTTTGTCGCTCAGGGCATAGCTGACCCCCCGGTAGGGCGTTTTGATGGTCCGGATACCAGTTTTTTGGAGGCAGATCTTGCTTTTCACTTCCCGTACCTTGTTTTTGGGGAGATGGTCATTTTTGTGGTAACTCCGGAAAACCGGCTTCGATTGCCACTTCAGGCAGATAATGTCAATTACGTTTTGTTACATGACAACCCGTTCATCAAGGCGGAAAAACTGCTGGAAACCTTTCCCAATGCGGTTTTTGTGGCCGATAATACCAATAGCAGAAAGAGTAATGGCTATTGGAAAACCCAATTTGAGGGTCTGGGTGTACATTTTCACTCCCTGAGGGATGATTCGGCACTGATTGTGAAGCACTGAATTTGTCACAAAACCGACTCAAATTTTGCATTTTTTCACGACTTCTCATTTTCCTTTCCGCCCCAATGCCCGCCCAGCTTGCACTCCGGTGGCATGCTAACAAATGTGCATAACCGATGTGCATTATTTGTGCAAAAATTTTTCAACCTCGAAAGTGTACAAAAGTGTACGAAAGTGTAATAAAACTTCTAAGTTTACGTTCGAATTAGTTCATTAACGACCAACTATGGCATTTTTAATCGGAGAATATGAGTGCAC
Encoded here:
- a CDS encoding ComEC family competence protein, encoding MNGYWNYIPLFRYLIPFIAGIIICLNFHFSQQWLNYLFYALVLAYAFLQLYNKTASKFNLQPFYGVLLHTILFIAGIVLVIHETPIYKSNYFMQSADSSSVFLCRITKPPELTDKNIRLYVNVEQQITSNKQIKTVGKSILYIVIDSTQKYSFVYGDLLLLKNVFTTPTPPKNPHAFNYVTYLQNQKIYHTAFVKSHEYLTTGANKSKPVWNFIFNTKANFIRSLEANLHDKNALAVAETLIIGQKSVLDEEVRQAYANTGTMHILAVSGLHVGILFIILEVLFKPFGFFQKKKSNAALIKTILILIIIWIYTCLSGLSASVNRSAVMFTFLAIGKTYERQTNTFNILFLSMLILLVDDPYQITQVGFQLSYMAVGGIVFFQPIITKLWYPKNYLLKQIWGMTSVSLAAQLATSPISFFYFHQFPNYFLLSNIVAIPVSFVVLVLGLAFFVVGTIPFIGIWVAFLLEWSLRIMNFAIIKIESLPFALTEGLYLETPETILCYIVLIYLGAFLVLKEKRYLLNMLLLSVLITGFIANRKITNDRQISTTFYSLKNQTAILFKNGEKAVLYSDTSRILETPEFKFQISADFVAQGIADPPVGRFDGPDTSFLEADLAFHFPYLVFGEMVIFVVTPENRLRLPLQADNVNYVLLHDNPFIKAEKLLETFPNAVFVADNTNSRKSNGYWKTQFEGLGVHFHSLRDDSALIVKH